Proteins from a genomic interval of Methanofollis formosanus:
- a CDS encoding Gfo/Idh/MocA family protein, giving the protein MDAGVIGTGAMGRNHVRVYTELKEVGTTYVYDLDTAAAEKVAAATGAEVCRSMDELLSKAECVSVCVPTPYHFRTAGEVIAAGVHTLVEKPICLTTGEGAALIRMIPDDVVVGVGHIERFNPVVTEIAGLVHDPLYVSFNRHNPASARVTGSSVVEDLMIHDIDVAFNVLFPDQAYTIQATGTADVAAALATFGTTPVYLSASRKSSKKVRSIYIEEESRTIEADFMAQEVYVYRKPCTYDQTNGLYHQENIIEKLLVNKVEPLKTELQTFVRCARDGTPFPVTPAQGLANVQVCDAIKHGATL; this is encoded by the coding sequence ATGGACGCGGGCGTCATCGGGACCGGGGCGATGGGGCGGAACCACGTCCGGGTGTACACCGAACTCAAAGAGGTCGGCACCACCTATGTCTACGACCTCGACACCGCCGCCGCGGAGAAGGTGGCGGCCGCGACCGGCGCGGAGGTCTGCCGCTCGATGGACGAACTCCTCAGCAAGGCCGAGTGCGTCTCGGTCTGCGTCCCGACGCCGTACCACTTCAGGACCGCCGGCGAGGTGATCGCGGCTGGGGTGCACACCCTCGTCGAGAAGCCGATCTGCCTCACCACCGGGGAGGGCGCAGCCCTCATCAGGATGATCCCGGACGACGTCGTCGTCGGCGTCGGGCACATTGAGCGCTTCAACCCGGTCGTCACCGAGATCGCCGGGCTCGTCCACGACCCCCTGTACGTCTCCTTCAACCGCCACAACCCGGCCTCGGCCCGCGTCACCGGCTCCTCGGTCGTTGAGGACCTGATGATCCACGACATCGACGTCGCCTTCAACGTCCTCTTCCCTGACCAGGCGTACACCATCCAGGCCACCGGCACCGCCGACGTCGCCGCCGCCCTCGCCACCTTCGGCACCACCCCGGTCTACCTCTCCGCCTCCCGCAAGTCCTCCAAGAAGGTGAGGTCCATCTACATCGAGGAGGAGAGCCGCACCATCGAGGCCGACTTCATGGCCCAGGAGGTGTACGTCTACCGCAAGCCCTGCACCTACGACCAGACCAACGGGCTGTACCACCAGGAGAACATCATCGAGAAGCTCCTGGTGAACAAGGTCGAACCCCTCAAGACCGAACTCCAGACCTTTGTGCGCTGCGCCAGGGACGGCACGCCCTTCCCGGTGACGCCCGCGCAGGGACTCGCCAACGTGCAGGTCTGCGACGCGATCAAGCACGGAGCAACACTATGA
- a CDS encoding DegT/DnrJ/EryC1/StrS family aminotransferase — MQIPIAQPSLGSEEAEAVTAVLDSGMIAQGPETAAFENEFAAYCGVPHAVAVNSGTAALHAALLAAGVGPGDEVIVPAFTFFATASSVSMCGAVPIFADVERATATVDPTDVNAKITSRTKAVVGVHLYGQPCDAGALREICDDNNLVFIEDAAQAHGGEYHGQRTGSLGDLACFSFYATKNMATGEGGMVTTASDEYKVHLRRIINHGQADKYLHTELGYNYRMTDLAAAVGRVQLKKLDGFNRRRQENAEYYRTHITAPGLVLPAVAPGRTHVWHQYSLRVTDAFPLSRDDLMAHLRKHGIGCAVHYPVALSSQPLYAGAGACPISEALAASVLSIPVHPNVTNEGRTYICDTINEVI, encoded by the coding sequence ATGCAGATACCCATCGCACAGCCCTCCCTCGGAAGCGAGGAAGCAGAGGCCGTCACCGCCGTCCTCGACTCGGGCATGATCGCCCAGGGCCCGGAGACCGCCGCGTTTGAAAACGAGTTCGCCGCGTACTGCGGTGTCCCACACGCCGTCGCCGTCAACTCCGGCACCGCGGCCCTCCACGCCGCGCTGCTCGCCGCCGGCGTCGGGCCGGGCGACGAGGTGATTGTTCCCGCCTTCACCTTCTTCGCGACCGCCTCCTCGGTCTCAATGTGCGGGGCGGTGCCGATCTTTGCCGACGTCGAGCGGGCGACCGCCACGGTCGACCCGACCGACGTGAATGCGAAGATCACCTCCCGGACAAAGGCGGTCGTAGGCGTCCACCTGTACGGCCAGCCCTGCGATGCTGGGGCGCTGCGCGAGATCTGCGATGATAATAATCTCGTCTTCATCGAAGACGCCGCCCAGGCCCATGGCGGGGAATATCACGGACAGAGGACCGGGTCGCTCGGCGACCTTGCCTGCTTCTCCTTCTATGCGACCAAGAACATGGCGACCGGCGAGGGCGGGATGGTGACGACCGCCTCCGACGAGTATAAGGTACACCTCCGCCGGATCATCAACCACGGCCAGGCCGACAAATATCTCCACACCGAACTCGGCTACAACTACCGGATGACCGACCTCGCCGCGGCAGTCGGCCGAGTGCAACTCAAAAAACTCGACGGCTTCAACCGTCGGCGGCAGGAGAACGCCGAGTATTACCGCACCCACATCACCGCCCCCGGCCTGGTGCTGCCGGCGGTCGCCCCCGGCAGAACCCATGTCTGGCACCAATACTCCCTCCGGGTCACCGACGCCTTCCCGCTCTCACGGGACGACCTGATGGCTCATCTCCGCAAGCATGGGATCGGTTGCGCCGTCCACTACCCCGTCGCCCTCTCCAGCCAGCCCCTCTATGCCGGAGCAGGCGCCTGCCCGATCTCCGAGGCGCTCGCGGCATCGGTGCTCTCCATCCCGGTCCACCCCAACGTCACCAACGAGGGCCGGACATATATCTGCGACACGATCAACGAGGTGATCTAA
- a CDS encoding oligosaccharide flippase family protein: MDISLPKTIPEIHDYLRNPFYKNSFYITLGRFADVGFGFLFWTLAARLYTVGEVGIATALISSLGLVMAFSRLGFDITIIRFMPSNDHSRVFNTCLWITTGATIVVGIIYLAAIDLISPEIAFIRDYASLFLLFAIVNSVTLITGKALLSFRKADFKFVQNLIMGVRLPLLLPLALLGSLGIFYAFGFAYLAAAVFALVMLRGYVTLTPPIDREFIRKTFRFSSLNYLANIFQSVPSLVMPILIVNLLSPEEAALYYVAFAIGNLVLIIPNAMSTSFFIEGSHGINLRRGVIRNLTVTYIILTPTVLFIVIFGEFLLGLFGKDYLAAFDLLRIIAVSSLFVTAYNLFIPLQNIRLQVGGIMVMNLIRFVLLLGLSYIFLIQFGVIGAGYAWVLTYMILGLGIILIAKGKGWV, translated from the coding sequence ATGGACATATCCCTCCCAAAAACCATCCCTGAAATACACGACTACCTCAGGAACCCGTTTTACAAGAATTCCTTTTACATCACTCTCGGAAGGTTTGCGGACGTTGGCTTCGGGTTCCTCTTCTGGACACTTGCAGCGCGGCTGTATACCGTCGGGGAGGTTGGGATCGCCACCGCCCTTATCTCTTCCCTTGGCCTCGTGATGGCCTTCTCGCGTCTCGGTTTTGACATTACCATCATCAGGTTCATGCCCTCCAATGACCACAGCCGGGTCTTCAACACCTGCCTCTGGATCACGACTGGGGCAACGATTGTGGTCGGTATCATCTATCTCGCCGCCATCGATCTCATCTCTCCCGAGATCGCCTTCATCAGGGACTACGCTTCCCTCTTCCTCCTCTTCGCTATAGTCAACTCTGTCACCCTCATCACCGGCAAAGCCCTCCTCTCTTTCAGGAAGGCTGACTTCAAGTTCGTCCAGAATCTCATCATGGGAGTGCGGCTACCCCTGCTCCTGCCCCTTGCCCTTCTCGGAAGCCTCGGGATCTTCTACGCCTTCGGCTTCGCCTACCTTGCCGCTGCCGTCTTCGCCCTGGTGATGCTCCGGGGCTACGTCACCCTCACTCCCCCAATCGACCGGGAGTTCATACGGAAGACTTTCCGTTTTTCCTCCCTGAACTATCTTGCAAATATTTTCCAGAGCGTGCCATCGCTTGTGATGCCAATCCTCATTGTGAACCTCCTTAGCCCTGAGGAGGCCGCCCTTTACTATGTTGCCTTCGCCATAGGAAATCTCGTTCTCATCATCCCCAATGCGATGAGCACCTCCTTCTTCATCGAAGGAAGCCATGGGATCAACCTGCGGAGGGGAGTAATTAGAAACCTTACGGTGACCTATATAATACTTACTCCGACGGTCCTGTTTATTGTCATCTTTGGAGAATTTCTTCTCGGACTTTTCGGAAAAGATTATCTTGCCGCATTTGATTTGCTCAGAATAATCGCTGTCTCCAGTCTCTTTGTAACGGCATACAACCTTTTCATTCCCCTTCAGAATATCCGTCTCCAAGTAGGGGGTATCATGGTCATGAATTTGATCCGGTTCGTGCTTCTCCTAGGGCTCAGTTATATCTTCCTTATTCAGTTTGGGGTCATCGGTGCAGGGTATGCTTGGGTGCTCACCTACATGATTCTGGGTTTAGGAATTATATTGATTGCGAAGGGTAAGGGTTGGGTCTAA
- a CDS encoding nucleotide sugar dehydrogenase produces the protein MTSLQELIEQRGPIRKIGVFGMGYVGIPAALLFADAPGIEHVYGFQRDSPTSGYKIARLNQGESPLKGEEPGLEDLLQKVVSSGNFSCTPDFSKVAECDAVTLAIQTPFKDPKDLLPDFTPLIEGIRNVGRHLTPGTLVVLESTITPGTTAGMAREILEAESGLVAGEDFALAHAPERVMVGRLLRNIREHDRCVGGIDEVSTRRAVELYSRVLTTGQVIPMTATAAEVTKTAENTFRDLQIAAINQLALYCEAMGINVYDVRDGVASLKGEGITRAVLWPGAGVGGHCLTKDTYHLERGVQQLGPNALDFPDGRESLYTLARGINDFMPAHMLHLTTSALAQTGKTLKGSKIALLGWAFINDSDDARNTPSEPFYEMAIAAGAEVRVHDPWVDPATAPDVPAGLSKDLEAVIRGADAVVVFAGHREYRGLVAERVEGLCGCKWPVIVDGRNVVDPDAWIRAGFAYRGIGRGGKNGHSLK, from the coding sequence ATGACATCTTTACAAGAACTCATCGAACAGCGCGGCCCGATCCGAAAGATCGGCGTCTTCGGCATGGGCTATGTCGGCATCCCGGCCGCCCTCCTCTTTGCGGACGCCCCGGGGATCGAGCACGTCTACGGCTTCCAGCGCGACTCGCCCACCTCGGGCTACAAGATCGCGAGGCTCAACCAGGGCGAGTCGCCCCTGAAGGGCGAGGAGCCCGGGCTCGAAGACCTCCTCCAGAAGGTCGTCTCATCTGGAAATTTCTCCTGCACCCCAGACTTCTCGAAGGTCGCCGAGTGCGACGCCGTCACCCTCGCCATCCAGACGCCCTTCAAAGATCCCAAAGACCTCCTCCCCGACTTCACTCCCCTCATCGAGGGGATCAGAAACGTCGGTCGCCACCTCACGCCCGGCACCCTCGTCGTCCTCGAGTCGACGATCACCCCCGGCACCACCGCCGGCATGGCGAGAGAGATCCTCGAAGCGGAGTCGGGCCTCGTCGCGGGCGAGGACTTCGCCCTCGCCCACGCCCCCGAACGGGTGATGGTCGGCCGCCTCCTCAGGAACATCCGCGAGCACGACCGCTGCGTCGGCGGCATCGACGAGGTCTCCACCCGGCGGGCCGTCGAGCTCTACTCCAGAGTCCTCACCACCGGCCAGGTCATCCCGATGACCGCCACCGCCGCCGAGGTGACCAAGACCGCGGAGAACACCTTCCGCGATCTCCAGATCGCCGCCATCAACCAACTCGCCCTGTACTGCGAGGCGATGGGCATCAACGTCTACGATGTTCGTGACGGCGTTGCCTCGCTGAAGGGGGAGGGGATCACCCGGGCCGTCCTCTGGCCCGGCGCCGGCGTCGGCGGCCACTGCCTCACCAAGGACACCTACCACCTGGAGCGGGGGGTGCAGCAGCTTGGGCCCAACGCCCTCGACTTCCCGGATGGGAGAGAGTCGCTGTACACCCTGGCACGCGGCATCAACGACTTCATGCCGGCGCATATGCTCCACCTCACCACCTCCGCCCTCGCGCAGACGGGGAAGACCCTGAAAGGCTCGAAGATCGCCCTCCTCGGATGGGCCTTCATCAACGATTCGGATGATGCGAGGAATACGCCCTCGGAGCCGTTCTATGAGATGGCGATCGCGGCGGGAGCGGAGGTTAGAGTGCATGATCCCTGGGTGGACCCCGCGACGGCGCCGGATGTGCCAGCTGGGTTGTCGAAGGATCTTGAGGCAGTAATCCGCGGTGCGGACGCGGTCGTGGTCTTTGCGGGGCATCGGGAGTATCGGGGGTTGGTGGCTGAGCGGGTGGAGGGGTTGTGTGGGTGCAAGTGGCCGGTGATCGTTGACGGGCGGAACGTGGTGGATCCAGATGCGTGGATCAGGGCGGGGTTTGCGTACCGGGGGATCGGGAGGGGAGGTAAGAATGGGCATTCCCTGAAATAA
- a CDS encoding mannose-1-phosphate guanylyltransferase: MTRENESAIYREYHTMKTLILAGGSGTRLFPLSRTCYPKQFIPLFENESLFQKTVQRALLFSEPEEVYVVTNAAHRFLVADQLAAIGAGGRVLVEPEGKNTLPAIVYGMTALDGEDAVVAVLPSDQLVTPDEEYTKAFRAAAALAKDRLVTFGITPTSPHTGYGYIRPGDDLPGGHAVGAFVEKPDQETAEAYLRDGYLWNSGMFLFSSALFMAECRRLAPAVAEAFANHSSHAFSMRSTSSECV, from the coding sequence TTGACACGCGAAAATGAGAGCGCGATCTATCGGGAGTACCACACCATGAAGACCCTCATCCTTGCCGGCGGCAGCGGCACGCGGCTCTTCCCCCTCAGCCGCACCTGCTACCCAAAACAGTTCATCCCCCTCTTCGAGAACGAGTCCCTCTTCCAGAAGACGGTGCAGCGGGCGCTTCTCTTCTCCGAGCCCGAGGAGGTATACGTCGTCACCAACGCCGCCCACCGCTTCCTGGTCGCCGACCAGCTCGCGGCGATCGGTGCCGGGGGCCGGGTGCTCGTCGAGCCTGAGGGGAAAAACACCCTCCCGGCGATCGTCTACGGCATGACGGCCCTGGACGGTGAGGACGCCGTCGTCGCCGTCCTCCCCTCTGACCAGCTGGTCACCCCTGACGAGGAGTACACCAAGGCCTTCCGCGCCGCCGCCGCCCTCGCGAAGGACCGCCTCGTCACCTTCGGCATCACCCCCACCTCCCCACACACCGGCTACGGCTATATCAGGCCCGGCGACGACCTGCCCGGCGGCCACGCGGTGGGCGCCTTCGTCGAGAAGCCCGACCAGGAGACCGCCGAAGCATATCTCCGCGACGGCTACCTCTGGAACTCAGGGATGTTTCTCTTCTCGTCCGCGCTCTTCATGGCCGAGTGCCGCCGCCTCGCCCCCGCGGTCGCGGAAGCCTTCGCAAACCACTCCTCCCATGCCTTCTCCATGCGCTCCACCTCTTCTGAATGTGTTTAA